A genomic segment from Sparus aurata chromosome 20, fSpaAur1.1, whole genome shotgun sequence encodes:
- the LOC115570605 gene encoding gap junction gamma-1 protein-like: MSWSFLTRLLEEIHNHSTFVGKIWLTVLIVFRIVLTAVGGESIYYDEQSKFVCNTGQPGCENICYDAFAPLSHVRFWVFQIILVATPSLMYLGYAVNKIARAEEQADSGVVRGFSRRKPKKQYLAGRKQHRGIEEAEDDQEEDPMIYEMAEMESDGAAKEDSGEGKRKVKVRHDGCQRIREDGLMRIYVLQLLARSLLEVAFLCGQYALYGFAVPATYICSSQPCPHNVDCFVSRPTEKTIFLLIMYTVSLLCLALNIWEMLHLGVGTICEIVRSRRVQVPNDELYGLTQGHGVLNKARLSGEDYSSYPFSWNAPSAPPGYNIAIKPPLVSTGHHEQPLPITDLTNAKMACRQNHVNIAQEERQQYTNNEDNLCKGGMGDAPRGVLKDVRQLQNKLEADNTAYSQPTSHSNNDSKPHRERKHRQASKYTSSKADADRGSGSGSSSSKYGVIKGSEWI; this comes from the coding sequence ATGAGTTGGAGTTTCCTGACTCGCCTGCTGGAAGAAATCCACAACCACTCTACATTCGTGGGCAAGATCTGGCTCACCGTCCTCATTGTTTTCCGCATCGTGCTGACGGCCGTAGGAGGTGAGTCCATCTACTACGATGAGCAGAGCAAGTTTGTCTGCAACACGGGCCAGCCAGGCTGCGAGAACATCTGCTACGACGCCTTCGCTCCGCTCTCGCACGTCCGGTTCTGGGTTTTCCAAATCATCCTGGTGGCCACCCCTTCCCTCATGTATCTCGGCTACGCTGTCAACAAAATTGCTCGTGCAGAGGAGCAGGCCGACAGTGGGGTAGTGAGGGGATTTTCGCGGAGGAAACCCAAGAAACAATATCTCGCAGGCAGAAAGCAGCACAGGGGCATCGAAGAGGCTGAGGATGACCAAGAGGAAGACCCAATGATCTATGAAATGGCAGAAATGGAGAGTGATGGTGCAGCAAAAGAAGACAGTGGTGAAGGAAAACGAAAGGTTAAGGTGCGCCATGATGGGTGCCAGCGTATCAGAGAGGACGGACTGATGCGGATTTATGTCCTTCAGCTCTTGGCACGCTCCCTGCTGGAGGTGGCTTTCTTGTGTGGACAGTACGCGCTGTATGGATTTGCTGTGCCCGCCACCTACATATGCTCCTCCCAGCCCTGCCCTCACAACGTGGACTGCTTTGTGTCACGACCCACTGAGAAAaccatcttcctcctcatcatGTACACGGTCTCCCTGCTCTGTCTGGCACTCAATATATGGGAGATGCTTCATCTGGGCGTAGGTACCATCTGTGAGATTGTGCGCTCCCGCCGTGTGCAGGTCCCCAACGATGAGCTTTATGGGCTGACACAGGGACATGGTGTTCTAAATAAGGCGAGGCTGAGCGGAGAGGATTACAGCAGCTACCCTTTCTCCTGGAATGCACCATCAGCTCCACCTGGGTACAACATTGCCATCAAGCCTCCTCTGGTATCTACAGGGCACCACGAGCAACCATTACCCATCACCGATCTCACTAATGCCAAGATGGCATGCCGGCAAAACCACGTGAACATAGCTCAAGAGGAGCGCCAACAGTACACCAATAATGAAGACAACCTGTGTAAAGGGGGGATGGGAGACGCCCCCAGAGGTGTCCTCAAGGATGTGCGTCAGCTTCAGAACAAGCTGGAGGCTGACAATACGGCCTATAGCCAGCCAACGAGCCACAGCAACAACGACAGCAAGCCTCACCGTGAACGGAAACACCGCCAGGCCTCCAAGTACACCTCCAGCAAGGCAGATGCAGACAGaggcagcggcagcggcagcagtaGCAGCAAATATGGAGTCATAAAGGGCTCTGAGTGGATCTGA